One Streptomyces sp. CNQ-509 DNA window includes the following coding sequences:
- a CDS encoding RNA helicase produces the protein MTLIDQMPPTADPDDLFEAFSSWTEERGISLYPAQEEALIEVVSGSNLILSTPTGSGKSLVAAGAHFAALARDEVSFYTAPIKALVSEKFFDLCKIFGTENVGMLTGDASVNADAPVICCTAEVLASIALRDGKDADIGQVVMDEFHFYAEPDRGWAWQIPLLELPQAQFVLMSATLGDVSRFEEDLTRRTGRSTSVVRSATRPVPLSYEYRTTPLTETLTELLENRQAPVYIVHFTQAQAVERAQALMSINMSTRAEKDEIAALIGNFRFTTRFGKQLSRYVRHGIGVHHAGMLPKYRRLVEKLAQAGLLKVICGTDTLGVGVNVPIRTVLFTALTKYDGSRVRTLRAREFHQIAGRAGRAGFDTSGLVVAQAPEHVVENEKALAKAGDDPKKRRKVVRKKPPEGFVNWSQNTFEKLIAADPEPLTSRFRVTHAMLLSVIARPGNAFTAMRRLLEDNHEPRKKQLRHIRRAIAIYRSLLDGGVVEQLDEPDAQGRIVRLTVDLQQDFALQQPLSTFALASFDLLDPESPSYALDMVSVVESTLDDPRQILAAQQNKARGEAVAEMKADGVEYEERMERLMDISYPKPLEELLSHAYGLYRKSHPWVGDHPLSPKSVIRDMYERAMTFGEFVSFYELARTEGIVLRYLAGAYKALDHTVPDERKSEDFEDIVAWLGEMVRQVDSSLLDEWEQLANPAEETAEQAMEHADQVRPVTANARAFRVLVRNALFRRVELAALDDADELGALDEESGWDAERWGEALDAYWEEYEDIGTGPDARGPRLLRIEEDPEHALWRVRQTFADPEGDHDWGISAEVDLTASDAEAQAVLRVTDVGPLSRAAG, from the coding sequence GTGACCCTTATCGATCAGATGCCGCCCACCGCCGACCCCGACGACCTCTTCGAGGCGTTCTCCTCCTGGACCGAGGAGCGGGGCATCTCCCTCTATCCGGCGCAGGAAGAGGCTCTGATCGAGGTCGTCTCCGGCTCGAACCTGATTCTGTCCACCCCCACCGGCTCCGGGAAGTCGCTGGTCGCGGCCGGTGCGCACTTCGCGGCGCTGGCCCGGGACGAGGTCTCGTTCTACACCGCGCCGATCAAAGCGCTGGTGTCGGAGAAGTTCTTCGACCTGTGCAAGATCTTCGGCACGGAGAACGTCGGCATGCTCACCGGCGACGCCTCCGTCAACGCCGACGCACCCGTCATCTGCTGCACCGCCGAGGTGCTGGCGTCCATCGCGCTGCGCGACGGCAAGGACGCCGACATCGGCCAGGTGGTGATGGACGAGTTCCACTTCTACGCCGAGCCGGACCGCGGCTGGGCGTGGCAGATCCCGCTGCTGGAGCTGCCACAGGCGCAGTTCGTGCTCATGTCCGCGACGCTCGGCGACGTCTCCCGCTTCGAGGAGGACCTGACCCGGCGCACCGGCCGGTCCACCTCGGTGGTCCGCTCGGCGACCCGGCCGGTCCCGCTGTCGTACGAGTACCGCACCACCCCGCTCACCGAGACCCTCACGGAGCTGCTGGAGAACCGGCAGGCGCCCGTCTACATCGTGCACTTCACCCAGGCGCAGGCGGTGGAGCGGGCGCAGGCGCTGATGAGCATCAACATGTCGACCCGCGCGGAGAAGGACGAGATCGCCGCCCTCATCGGCAACTTCCGCTTCACCACCCGGTTCGGCAAGCAGCTCTCCCGCTACGTCCGGCACGGCATCGGCGTCCACCACGCCGGGATGCTGCCCAAGTACCGGCGGCTGGTGGAGAAGCTGGCGCAGGCCGGGCTGCTGAAGGTCATCTGCGGCACCGACACCCTCGGCGTCGGCGTCAACGTGCCGATCCGCACGGTGCTGTTCACCGCGCTCACCAAGTACGACGGCAGCCGGGTGCGCACCCTGCGGGCCCGCGAGTTCCACCAGATCGCCGGCCGGGCCGGGCGGGCCGGCTTCGACACCTCGGGGCTGGTGGTGGCGCAGGCGCCGGAGCACGTCGTGGAGAACGAGAAGGCGCTCGCCAAGGCGGGCGACGATCCGAAGAAGCGCCGCAAGGTGGTGCGCAAGAAGCCGCCCGAGGGCTTCGTCAACTGGTCGCAGAACACCTTCGAGAAGCTCATCGCGGCCGATCCCGAACCGCTCACCTCCCGCTTCCGCGTCACCCACGCCATGCTGCTGTCCGTCATCGCCCGCCCGGGCAACGCCTTCACCGCCATGCGCCGGCTGCTGGAGGACAACCACGAGCCGCGCAAGAAGCAGCTCCGGCATATCCGCCGCGCCATCGCGATCTACCGCTCCCTCCTCGACGGCGGCGTGGTCGAGCAGCTCGACGAGCCGGACGCGCAGGGCCGCATCGTGCGGCTCACCGTCGACCTGCAGCAGGACTTCGCCCTCCAGCAGCCGCTGTCGACCTTCGCACTGGCGTCGTTCGACCTCCTCGACCCCGAGTCCCCCTCCTACGCGCTCGACATGGTCTCCGTCGTGGAGTCCACCCTCGACGACCCCCGGCAGATCCTCGCCGCCCAGCAGAACAAGGCGCGCGGCGAGGCGGTCGCGGAGATGAAGGCGGACGGCGTCGAGTACGAGGAGCGGATGGAGCGGCTGATGGACATCAGCTACCCCAAGCCGCTGGAGGAGCTGCTGTCCCACGCCTACGGGCTGTACCGCAAGAGCCACCCGTGGGTCGGTGACCACCCCCTCTCTCCCAAGTCGGTCATCCGTGACATGTACGAACGGGCCATGACCTTCGGCGAGTTCGTCTCCTTCTACGAGCTGGCGCGCACCGAGGGCATCGTGCTGCGCTACCTGGCCGGCGCGTACAAGGCGCTGGACCACACCGTTCCGGACGAGCGGAAGTCCGAGGACTTCGAGGACATCGTCGCCTGGCTCGGCGAGATGGTCCGCCAGGTCGACTCCAGCCTGCTGGACGAGTGGGAGCAACTGGCCAACCCGGCGGAGGAGACCGCCGAGCAGGCCATGGAGCACGCCGACCAGGTGCGCCCGGTGACCGCCAACGCGCGCGCCTTCCGCGTCCTCGTGCGCAACGCGCTGTTCCGCCGGGTGGAGCTGGCGGCGCTCGACGACGCCGACGAACTCGGCGCGCTGGACGAGGAGTCCGGCTGGGACGCGGAGCGCTGGGGCGAGGCGCTGGACGCGTACTGGGAGGAGTACGAGGACATCGGCACCGGTCCCGACGCCCGCGGGCCGCGGCTGCTGCGGATCGAGGAGGACCCGGAGCACGCCCTCTGGCGTGTCCGCCAGACCTTCGCCGACCCGGAGGGCGACCACGACTGGGGCATCTCCGCGGAGGTGGACCTCACCGCCTCCGACGCCGAGGCCCAGGCCGTCCTCCGCGTCACCGACGTCGGCCCGCTGAGCCGGGCGGCCGGCTGA
- a CDS encoding DUF6397 family protein gives MVVRTGAGAGARTAGAAGERAELLTFGRAAAELGLLPRELELAVQLGLVPTEPPQRAGGRRRVARAEVARLRAEDGTGGAGGAGAAAALRERLRLVGTVAGAEELGISSVRFTRLARAGCFAPARFYVNRYRVVVWLYLATEVERFGEREPGLLRGPLPPAMRAELAEGADARARGWRQRRVEQLLSERVDPWERAGAYAAVLSDAELAEEVPDTGERARVVEHRAELVAPARGGSETARRAAEDVLLAETDAEALGYRLGLAVELQAARVDYATPGPSLPPEASPAPLPAPLAAPPPPPGGAPPARPAGGTRPRRGSLNWLRRGRRRRTGLPR, from the coding sequence ATGGTGGTAAGGACCGGGGCGGGCGCGGGTGCGCGGACGGCCGGCGCGGCGGGCGAGCGGGCGGAGCTGCTGACGTTCGGCCGGGCGGCGGCGGAGCTGGGGCTGCTGCCGCGCGAGTTGGAGCTGGCGGTGCAGCTCGGGCTGGTGCCGACGGAGCCGCCGCAGCGGGCCGGCGGGCGGCGCCGGGTGGCCCGGGCCGAGGTAGCGCGGCTGCGCGCGGAGGACGGCACCGGGGGCGCCGGCGGTGCCGGGGCGGCGGCTGCGCTGCGTGAGCGTCTGCGGCTGGTGGGGACGGTCGCAGGGGCGGAGGAGCTGGGCATCTCGTCCGTCCGCTTCACGCGGCTGGCCCGGGCGGGGTGCTTCGCGCCCGCGCGGTTCTATGTGAACCGGTACCGGGTCGTGGTCTGGCTGTATCTCGCGACGGAGGTGGAGCGGTTCGGGGAGCGGGAGCCGGGGCTGCTGCGCGGACCGCTGCCGCCGGCGATGCGGGCGGAGCTGGCTGAGGGCGCGGACGCCCGGGCCCGCGGCTGGCGCCAGCGGCGGGTGGAGCAGTTGCTGTCGGAGCGGGTGGATCCGTGGGAGCGGGCGGGCGCGTACGCGGCGGTGCTGAGCGACGCGGAGCTGGCGGAGGAGGTGCCCGACACCGGGGAGCGGGCGCGCGTCGTGGAGCACCGGGCGGAGCTGGTCGCCCCGGCGCGCGGCGGTAGCGAGACGGCCCGCAGGGCGGCGGAGGACGTGCTGCTGGCGGAGACCGACGCGGAGGCCCTGGGCTACCGGCTGGGACTGGCGGTGGAGCTCCAGGCCGCGCGCGTCGACTACGCCACCCCGGGCCCGTCCCTCCCTCCGGAAGCGTCCCCGGCGCCGCTCCCCGCCCCGCTCGCGGCTCCGCCGCCGCCCCCCGGCGGCGCCCCGCCCGCGCGCCCGGCGGGAGGCACCCGCCCACGCCGCGGCAGCCTCAACTGGCTGCGCCGGGGCCGCCGGCGCCGCACGGGCCTGCCGCGCTGA
- a CDS encoding PPOX class F420-dependent oxidoreductase: MGEKMTGEEWRTFVSAGTRTGKLATVRADGSPHVAPIWFVLDGDDFVFNTGAGSVKGRNLARDGRATLCVDDERYPYSFAVLSGRARLSDDLDEMRRWATVIAARYVDRELAETYGARNAVAGELLVRVTIDKVVSEARVAE, translated from the coding sequence ATGGGCGAGAAGATGACCGGCGAAGAGTGGCGCACCTTCGTCTCCGCAGGCACCCGCACCGGCAAGCTGGCCACCGTCCGCGCCGACGGCAGCCCCCACGTGGCCCCGATCTGGTTCGTGCTCGACGGCGACGACTTCGTCTTCAACACCGGCGCCGGCAGCGTCAAGGGCCGCAACCTCGCGCGCGACGGCCGCGCCACCCTCTGCGTCGACGACGAGCGCTATCCGTACTCGTTCGCCGTGCTCTCCGGCCGCGCGAGGCTCAGCGACGACCTGGACGAGATGCGCCGCTGGGCCACGGTCATCGCCGCCCGCTACGTCGACAGGGAACTGGCCGAGACCTACGGCGCGCGCAACGCCGTCGCCGGCGAACTCCTCGTCCGCGTCACCATCGACAAGGTGGTCTCCGAAGCCCGCGTGGCCGAGTGA
- a CDS encoding ATP/GTP-binding protein — translation MDSAPSDRRVDDALALKILIAGGFGVGKTTLVGSVSEIRPLRTEEQLSEVGTAVDDTGGVDEKTTTTVAMDFGRITIRAGLAVYLFGTPGQDRFWFLWDELATGALGAVVLADTRRLQDCFPAVDYFEHRSIPFIVAVNCFPGSRGFGAHEVARALDLDQGTPVVLCDARDRDSGKEVLIRLVEYAGRVHTARLLDTVGTEPVG, via the coding sequence ATGGACTCCGCGCCCTCTGACCGCAGGGTCGACGACGCGCTGGCGCTGAAGATCCTCATCGCCGGCGGTTTCGGGGTGGGCAAGACCACCCTGGTCGGTTCCGTCAGCGAGATCCGTCCGCTGCGCACCGAGGAGCAGTTGAGCGAGGTCGGCACCGCCGTCGACGACACCGGCGGCGTGGACGAGAAGACCACGACGACGGTGGCGATGGACTTCGGCAGGATCACCATCCGCGCCGGACTCGCGGTCTATCTGTTCGGCACGCCGGGGCAGGACCGCTTCTGGTTCCTCTGGGACGAGCTGGCCACCGGCGCGCTGGGCGCGGTGGTGCTGGCGGACACCCGCAGGCTGCAGGACTGCTTCCCGGCGGTGGACTACTTCGAGCACCGCAGCATCCCGTTCATCGTCGCGGTGAACTGCTTTCCCGGGTCTCGCGGTTTCGGCGCCCACGAGGTCGCCCGTGCCCTCGACCTCGACCAGGGCACTCCCGTCGTGCTGTGCGACGCGCGAGACCGCGACTCGGGGAAGGAGGTGCTGATCAGGCTGGTCGAGTACGCCGGCCGGGTGCACACCGCCCGGCTGCTCGACACGGTCGGCACGGAGCCGGTGGGGTGA
- a CDS encoding DUF742 domain-containing protein — protein sequence MTEDMSGTPPHHGSHWYDAEAGPLVRPYAMTGGRTRPVTTTVRFDLIALIDLEEEALEAAGKEAGTFGPEHRALIDLCRIETQSVAELAAETDLPVGVVRVLLGDLVELGCVRVSRPVPPAQLPDEMILREVIDGLRAL from the coding sequence ATGACTGAAGATATGAGTGGCACCCCTCCGCACCACGGCAGTCACTGGTACGACGCCGAGGCCGGTCCGCTGGTCCGCCCGTACGCGATGACCGGCGGCCGGACCCGGCCGGTGACGACCACCGTGCGGTTCGACCTCATCGCGCTCATCGACCTGGAGGAAGAGGCGCTGGAGGCCGCGGGGAAGGAGGCCGGGACGTTCGGGCCCGAACACCGGGCGCTCATCGACCTCTGCCGGATCGAGACCCAGTCCGTCGCCGAACTGGCGGCGGAGACCGATCTGCCGGTGGGGGTCGTGCGGGTGCTCCTCGGCGATCTGGTCGAACTCGGCTGCGTACGGGTGAGCAGGCCCGTGCCGCCGGCGCAGCTTCCCGACGAGATGATCCTGAGAGAAGTGATCGATGGACTCCGCGCCCTCTGA
- a CDS encoding roadblock/LC7 domain-containing protein: MIEPGTVHTQRSGGLDWLLDDLVRRVADVRHAVVLSGDGLAVGNSRTLSREDAEHLAAVASGFHSLAKGAGRHFRAGGVRQTMVEMDDGFLFVAAAGDGSCLAVFSAATADMGLVAYEMARLVARVGEHLYTAPRTAAAKPRNPG, translated from the coding sequence ATGATCGAGCCGGGCACGGTGCACACGCAGAGATCCGGGGGACTCGACTGGCTGCTGGACGACCTCGTCAGGCGCGTCGCCGACGTGCGCCACGCCGTGGTGCTCTCCGGCGACGGCCTCGCGGTCGGCAACTCCAGAACGCTCTCCCGCGAGGACGCCGAGCACCTGGCGGCGGTCGCGTCCGGCTTCCACAGTCTCGCCAAGGGCGCCGGGCGGCACTTCCGCGCGGGCGGCGTACGGCAGACGATGGTCGAGATGGACGACGGCTTCCTCTTCGTGGCCGCGGCCGGGGACGGCTCCTGTCTTGCCGTATTCAGCGCCGCGACGGCGGACATGGGCCTCGTCGCGTACGAAATGGCCCGCCTGGTCGCACGGGTGGGCGAACATCTATACACCGCCCCGCGAACGGCCGCAGCGAAGCCGCGGAATCCGGGCTGA
- a CDS encoding nitrate- and nitrite sensing domain-containing protein produces the protein MRTPDSTPPSGPSGTPSAPPAELPAGHGAGGTAPPVPPPVRGRRAHAGPPADESGPPPGPSAWERAYLPGGPGAAGGGEPAGSGGVDAGGAQKAPASGHRGRLRRFGPRTVRARVICLLTVPVVSLIALWGYATVGTAQDVSRLRRIEQVETEVRQPLAAAVAALQDERRAAASHLAGPGGDRRRAYGAAAVRTDRAVDRLRLDGSHTVAEGADLPRDVTRRLDGFVTGTESLGRLRTRVEARTTDWSRTYEEYTAAVDRAFGVSGALTGIRGPEGASEARVLHEFDRAGEMLAREDALLAAGQVRGSLSAAHHRAFADAASARAALEEGSADDLGGGEAEVWRQARESEAYRTLGELEDAVAAADSGTAAVEAAPARDWEGPYADVAGAVRAVGREHAAEADRTDPFTDGMLTPSGAAAVLGLAAVAAALLISVRIGRGLIVELVGLRNSALELARRKLPHAMHRLRAGQEIDIAGEAPGGDPGDDEIAQVGEALTTVHRAALRAAVERAELASGISGVFVNLARRSQVLVHRQLALLDSMERRAEDPEELDDLFRLDHLTTRMRRHAESLIILSGAAPGRAWRMPVPLQSVVRAAVSEVEDYARVEVRALSDVAVVGAAVADLTHLLAELVENAAQFSPPHTKVRVYGEQVGKGYAIEVEDRGLGMGKEALAAANRRIRESEALDLFDSDRLGLFVVSRLAARHGIQVSLRESAYGGTTVVVLLPTAVLEAAVEGAVDPGAGVRGAAARPFPGGLVPGGPGGSGGPGVAGPAGGARVPGLPGVPVRNGADGGGSGTHGAENGLPERRAGRALPGPWRTGPGAGGPAVGPVGERPVLAPREDVVLLRARLGVDTAGGTAEGGDGAGVAVEDGGPFGGSGTYAGRAGQEAAAVQAPGDVTELPRRVRQASMAPQLRLERGSGDGGTHTGDAGDVAGDITDTGAGAAGARGEPGAAGRPAPRERTPEEARARMAAYRSGWLRGGGLPVGRTYGGGPGAGRPEPDETAHTSTEGESP, from the coding sequence ATGCGAACCCCGGACAGCACCCCGCCGAGCGGCCCGTCCGGTACGCCGTCCGCACCTCCGGCCGAGCTGCCCGCCGGGCACGGGGCGGGCGGGACGGCGCCACCTGTGCCCCCGCCGGTGCGCGGCCGGCGGGCGCACGCGGGACCGCCCGCCGACGAGTCCGGGCCGCCGCCGGGGCCGAGCGCCTGGGAGCGGGCGTACCTGCCCGGCGGACCGGGCGCGGCGGGCGGCGGGGAACCGGCGGGCTCCGGCGGTGTGGACGCGGGGGGTGCACAGAAGGCGCCGGCGTCCGGGCACCGCGGACGGCTCCGGCGGTTCGGGCCCCGTACCGTACGCGCGCGCGTCATCTGCCTGCTGACCGTGCCGGTCGTCTCCCTGATAGCGCTCTGGGGCTACGCCACCGTAGGCACCGCACAGGACGTCTCCCGCTTGCGCCGGATCGAGCAGGTCGAGACCGAGGTGCGGCAGCCCCTTGCCGCCGCCGTCGCCGCGCTCCAGGACGAACGGCGCGCCGCCGCAAGCCACCTCGCCGGCCCCGGCGGTGACCGCCGCCGCGCCTACGGTGCGGCCGCCGTCCGCACCGACCGGGCCGTCGACCGGTTGCGGCTCGACGGCAGCCACACCGTCGCGGAGGGCGCCGACCTGCCCCGGGACGTCACCCGGCGGCTCGACGGCTTCGTCACGGGCACGGAGTCGCTGGGCCGGCTGCGTACCCGGGTGGAGGCCCGTACGACCGACTGGTCGCGGACGTACGAGGAGTACACCGCGGCCGTCGACCGCGCCTTCGGCGTCTCCGGCGCACTCACCGGTATCCGGGGCCCCGAGGGGGCGTCCGAGGCCCGGGTGCTGCACGAGTTCGACCGGGCCGGCGAGATGCTCGCCCGCGAAGACGCGCTCCTGGCCGCCGGGCAGGTGCGCGGGTCGCTCAGCGCCGCGCACCACCGCGCCTTCGCCGACGCCGCCTCCGCCCGCGCCGCCCTGGAGGAGGGCTCGGCCGACGACCTCGGCGGCGGTGAGGCGGAGGTGTGGCGGCAGGCCCGCGAGAGCGAGGCGTATCGCACCCTCGGCGAGCTGGAGGACGCCGTGGCCGCCGCGGACTCCGGCACCGCCGCCGTCGAGGCCGCCCCCGCGCGCGACTGGGAGGGCCCGTACGCGGACGTGGCCGGCGCCGTCCGCGCCGTCGGACGGGAGCACGCCGCGGAGGCCGACCGCACCGACCCCTTCACCGACGGCATGCTCACCCCCTCCGGCGCCGCGGCGGTCCTGGGCCTCGCCGCCGTGGCCGCGGCTCTCCTCATCTCCGTACGGATAGGCCGCGGGCTGATCGTCGAACTCGTCGGCCTGCGCAACTCGGCCCTCGAACTCGCCCGCCGCAAGCTGCCGCACGCGATGCACCGGCTGCGCGCCGGACAGGAGATCGACATCGCCGGCGAGGCCCCCGGGGGCGACCCGGGCGACGACGAGATCGCCCAGGTCGGCGAGGCGCTGACCACCGTGCACCGGGCGGCGCTGCGCGCCGCCGTCGAGCGGGCCGAGCTGGCGAGCGGCATCTCCGGGGTGTTCGTCAACCTCGCCCGCCGCAGCCAGGTGCTCGTCCACCGCCAACTCGCGCTGCTGGACAGCATGGAGCGGCGCGCCGAGGACCCCGAGGAACTGGACGACCTCTTCCGGCTCGACCACCTCACGACCCGCATGCGGCGGCACGCCGAGAGCCTGATCATCCTCTCCGGCGCGGCCCCGGGCCGCGCGTGGCGGATGCCGGTGCCGCTGCAGAGCGTGGTGCGGGCCGCGGTCTCGGAGGTGGAGGACTACGCGCGCGTGGAGGTGCGGGCGCTGTCGGACGTGGCCGTGGTGGGCGCGGCGGTGGCCGACCTGACACACCTGCTGGCCGAGCTGGTGGAGAACGCCGCGCAGTTCTCGCCGCCGCACACCAAGGTGCGGGTGTACGGCGAGCAGGTCGGCAAGGGCTACGCGATCGAGGTCGAGGACCGTGGCCTGGGCATGGGCAAGGAGGCGCTGGCCGCGGCGAACCGGCGGATCCGGGAGTCGGAGGCGCTGGACCTGTTCGACAGCGACCGGCTGGGGCTCTTCGTGGTGAGCCGGCTGGCGGCGCGGCACGGGATCCAGGTCAGCCTGCGGGAGTCGGCGTACGGGGGGACGACGGTGGTGGTGCTGCTGCCGACAGCGGTGCTGGAGGCGGCGGTCGAGGGAGCGGTGGATCCGGGGGCGGGGGTGCGGGGCGCCGCGGCGCGGCCGTTCCCGGGAGGGCTGGTGCCCGGGGGGCCCGGTGGATCCGGCGGTCCGGGGGTGGCGGGCCCGGCGGGTGGTGCGAGGGTTCCGGGGCTGCCCGGGGTGCCGGTGCGGAACGGGGCGGACGGGGGCGGCTCCGGCACGCACGGGGCGGAGAACGGCCTGCCGGAGCGGCGGGCCGGGCGGGCGCTGCCGGGGCCGTGGCGCACGGGGCCCGGGGCCGGAGGCCCGGCCGTCGGGCCGGTGGGGGAGCGGCCGGTGCTGGCGCCGCGGGAGGACGTGGTGCTGCTGCGGGCCCGGCTCGGCGTGGACACGGCGGGTGGGACGGCGGAGGGCGGGGACGGCGCGGGGGTGGCGGTGGAGGACGGGGGGCCCTTCGGCGGATCGGGGACGTACGCGGGGCGGGCCGGGCAGGAGGCGGCCGCCGTCCAGGCCCCCGGGGACGTCACGGAGCTGCCCAGGCGCGTACGGCAGGCCAGCATGGCGCCGCAGTTGCGGCTGGAGCGCGGCTCCGGCGACGGCGGCACGCACACCGGGGACGCCGGGGACGTCGCCGGGGACATCACGGACACCGGCGCCGGGGCCGCCGGAGCGCGCGGGGAGCCCGGCGCCGCGGGTCGCCCCGCACCGCGGGAGCGCACGCCGGAAGAGGCGCGCGCCCGTATGGCCGCCTACCGCAGCGGCTGGTTACGCGGCGGCGGCCTGCCCGTCGGCCGCACGTACGGCGGTGGACCGGGCGCCGGGCGCCCGGAGCCGGACGAGACCGCGCACACGTCGACGGAAGGGGAAAGCCCATGA
- a CDS encoding MHYT domain-containing protein, which yields MGHLDHAAYGWLTPVLSYAMACIGAALGLRCTVQALAAPTARSRRNWLLTAASATGTGIWTMHFIAMLGFTVSGTEIRYDIQRTVLSLVVAMAVAGAGVFALGHLRARGPALLVAGLATGLGVAAMHYLGMSAVRLHGSIAYDLPAVVLSVLIAVATATAALWAALTIRSPLAVTLASLVMGAAVTSMHYTGMAAVSVSVMPSPEALAGATATQFVFPLTVGLGSYLFLTSAFVALTPTAAERAATVSAQRLTRAPGAV from the coding sequence ATGGGACACCTCGACCACGCAGCCTACGGGTGGCTGACACCCGTTCTCTCGTACGCGATGGCGTGCATCGGCGCCGCGCTCGGGCTGCGCTGCACCGTCCAGGCGCTGGCGGCCCCCACCGCCCGCTCCCGGCGCAACTGGCTGCTCACCGCCGCGTCCGCCACCGGGACCGGCATATGGACGATGCACTTCATCGCCATGCTGGGCTTCACCGTCAGCGGCACCGAGATCCGCTACGACATCCAGCGGACGGTCCTCAGCCTCGTGGTCGCCATGGCCGTCGCCGGCGCCGGCGTCTTCGCCCTCGGCCACCTCCGGGCCCGCGGCCCGGCCCTGCTGGTCGCCGGGCTCGCCACCGGGCTCGGCGTGGCCGCCATGCACTACCTCGGGATGTCCGCCGTCCGCCTGCACGGCTCGATCGCCTACGACCTCCCGGCCGTGGTGCTCTCCGTCCTCATCGCCGTCGCCACGGCCACCGCCGCGCTGTGGGCCGCGCTCACCATCCGCTCTCCGCTTGCCGTGACCCTCGCCTCCCTCGTCATGGGGGCGGCCGTGACGAGCATGCACTACACCGGGATGGCCGCCGTGTCCGTGTCCGTGATGCCCTCGCCCGAAGCCCTGGCCGGGGCGACCGCCACCCAGTTCGTCTTTCCCCTGACCGTGGGTCTCGGCTCGTACCTCTTCCTCACCTCGGCGTTCGTCGCGCTCACCCCGACCGCCGCGGAGCGTGCCGCCACCGTCTCCGCCCAGCGCCTGACCCGAGCGCCCGGCGCCGTCTAG
- a CDS encoding acyl-CoA desaturase — translation MPQATVTSAPKGAATVRSSEFTPLLREVKAAGLLRRRRGWYGCSIAVTLLSLAATGVGIHLLGNTWWTLFLAVPAAVFSTRTAFIGHDSGHAQIAGTRKANRALGLFHGNLLIGMSYHWWTDKHNRHHANPNHIDKDPDVGVGALVWTQRQAAQREGFARWLTRHQAALFFPMLLLEGIALKVSSWQDLRRQGKGERRLEALLLGLHVLGYATLLLTAMSPGKAVVFALVQHAVFGLHLGMCFAPNHKGMEMPETGDDDWGHLRRQVLTSRNVRGGAVTDWLMGGLNYQIEHHLFPNMPRPHLRRVQPLVRAHCAALGLPYAQTSAVESYRLALEHMHEVGEPLRAPDVP, via the coding sequence ATGCCGCAGGCCACTGTCACGTCGGCCCCCAAGGGGGCGGCAACCGTCAGGAGTTCGGAGTTCACGCCGCTGTTGCGGGAAGTGAAGGCCGCCGGACTGCTGCGCAGGCGGCGCGGATGGTACGGGTGCAGCATCGCGGTCACGCTGCTGTCGCTCGCCGCCACCGGCGTCGGCATCCACCTCCTCGGCAACACCTGGTGGACCCTCTTCCTCGCGGTGCCGGCCGCGGTGTTCAGCACCCGTACCGCCTTCATCGGCCACGACTCCGGCCACGCGCAGATAGCCGGCACCCGCAAGGCCAACCGCGCGCTCGGGCTCTTCCACGGCAACCTGCTGATCGGCATGAGCTACCACTGGTGGACGGACAAGCACAACCGCCACCACGCCAATCCCAACCACATCGACAAGGACCCCGACGTCGGCGTCGGCGCGCTGGTATGGACCCAGCGCCAGGCCGCGCAGCGCGAGGGCTTCGCCCGCTGGCTCACCCGCCACCAGGCCGCCCTGTTCTTCCCGATGCTGCTCCTCGAGGGCATCGCGCTGAAGGTGTCGAGCTGGCAGGACCTGCGCCGGCAGGGCAAGGGCGAGCGCCGCCTCGAAGCCCTGCTCCTCGGCCTCCACGTGCTCGGCTACGCGACCCTGCTGCTGACCGCCATGTCGCCCGGCAAGGCCGTGGTCTTCGCGCTCGTGCAGCACGCGGTCTTCGGTCTGCACCTGGGGATGTGCTTCGCGCCCAACCACAAGGGCATGGAGATGCCCGAGACCGGCGACGACGACTGGGGCCACCTGCGCCGCCAGGTGCTCACCTCCCGCAACGTGCGCGGCGGGGCCGTCACCGACTGGCTCATGGGCGGCCTGAACTACCAGATCGAGCACCACCTCTTCCCCAACATGCCCCGCCCCCACCTGCGCCGCGTCCAGCCGCTGGTACGGGCGCACTGCGCAGCGCTCGGGCTGCCGTACGCGCAGACCAGCGCGGTCGAGTCGTACCGGCTGGCGCTGGAGCACATGCACGAGGTCGGCGAGCCGCTGCGCGCCCCCGACGTCCCGTAG